From one Nitrosococcus halophilus Nc 4 genomic stretch:
- a CDS encoding carbon-nitrogen hydrolase family protein produces the protein MSFVAAIQMASGPNVGANLLEVERLIAQAAAEGANLVVLPENFALMGEKDDALLSIVEEEGEGPLQSFLAQQAARYKLWLVGGTVPLRASETGKVRAACLLFDASGRRVARYDKLHLFDVSLPGGGERYCESLTIEPGREVVVADTPFGKIGLAVCYDLRFPELFRCLVEQGMEILALPSAFTALTGRAHWEPLVRARAIENLCYVVAAGQGGFHASGRTTHGDSMIVDPWGVVLARLPRGSGVITAELDPERLRSTRRNFPTIEHRRLSCKLSS, from the coding sequence GTGAGTTTTGTCGCGGCCATTCAAATGGCATCGGGGCCAAATGTAGGGGCCAACCTGCTCGAGGTGGAGCGGCTTATTGCCCAAGCTGCTGCCGAAGGAGCAAATTTGGTAGTGCTCCCCGAAAATTTTGCCCTCATGGGAGAGAAGGATGATGCTCTGCTGAGTATTGTTGAGGAGGAGGGAGAAGGTCCACTTCAGAGTTTCCTAGCGCAGCAGGCAGCTAGGTATAAACTCTGGTTGGTGGGGGGTACGGTGCCATTGCGGGCTTCTGAAACGGGCAAGGTCCGCGCAGCATGCCTGCTCTTTGATGCCAGTGGCCGGCGGGTAGCACGCTACGATAAACTTCATTTATTCGATGTTTCTCTTCCCGGTGGAGGAGAGAGATACTGTGAGTCTCTGACTATTGAGCCTGGTCGGGAGGTAGTCGTTGCCGATACCCCCTTTGGCAAAATAGGGCTTGCTGTTTGTTATGATCTGCGTTTCCCAGAGTTGTTTCGTTGCTTAGTGGAGCAAGGGATGGAAATCCTGGCTTTACCATCGGCTTTTACCGCATTGACGGGTCGGGCCCACTGGGAGCCCTTAGTGCGGGCACGGGCGATTGAAAATCTATGCTATGTGGTGGCGGCGGGTCAGGGAGGTTTTCATGCCAGCGGGCGAACCACTCATGGGGATAGCATGATTGTTGACCCTTGGGGTGTCGTGCTAGCCCGTTTGCCCCGCGGTTCTGGCGTGATCACCGCGGAGTTGGACCCGGAGCGGCTGCGTAGCACTCGCCGCAATTTTCCAACTATCGAGCATCGACGCCTGAGCTGTAAGTTATCCTCCTAG